TTTCCGTTGGCACTTCCAATTCTTTAACTTCCATAGATATTTTTTATGTATGTAATCCGCACTCCCTATTGGCCAAAACCTTAGTGGGATCAAAATAGTTATGTTCATTGGGAAGATCGAACTTCCTTAAATAGGTATCTAATTGGGTATCACTATAATGATAGAAAGGACTCACTTTTAGCACTCCGTCCTTGCTCAAACTTAATATATCCAAACTATCGCGCAGGGCTGTCTGACCTTTGCGCAAGTTCGTAAACCAAACATCCGGCTTAAAGTCGGACATGGCCCTGGCAAAAGGTTCCAATTTCACCTGCTTGGTAAATTCCTCATGGAGGGGATCATCAATTTGTGGAATTCCCATTATGGCATCCCTATGGGCAGAGGTCTGTCTTGGAACATATAGTTTGATGTTCAACTGTAACCTTTCAATTAGCTCCTCCGCATGTTTGTAGGTCTTTGGGGTATTGTACCCCGTATCGCACCAAATCACAGGAATATCCTGACTTACTTGCGATACCGCATGTAAAATAGCGACTTCATAAGGCCTAAAATTGGTAGTAACCACTGGCGTATTACCATGTTTTACGGCCCAAGAGATGATTTCCTCTGGTGGTATACCCTTGAATTGGGCGTTCAATTGTTGAATTTGAGATGTTGTAAATGCCATACCTTATTTATTTGCCCCATTTTATTAAGTTCCACAACCTTTCATGGAAAAAATAGAGAATCATTTTCGTGACAAAATCTATTGAGGCTATGGATGCCGCAATTGAAATCTTACCCGTAAGAATGTATGAAATAACAAGGGTGTCCAGAGTTCCTATGATTCGCCAGCTAAATGCCTTGGCAATACTACGAATGGGCTTTTCGGATTTTTTATCCTCGGCGTAGGTTGTTTTTGTGGTCTTCCTATCTAAAACAAGTTGATCTGCAATCATCTAAATACTAAATTTTATTACCCTACTTACTTAGTAGAGTTTTCAAAAATAGAATTTAAATTTTACCTGTCAATAATGAAATCCTAAAAATATTAATTTACCCTATAGATTTAGTAGATTATTAACAAAAGTAGGCTAAAAATAAGATATTCTCAACATGGATTCCTTTTGGGAATATCCTATTTTACATCCTTGGGAGTATCGCAAAGAATATCCTGCAAGGTATTGTTTCGGTATACCGTAAGGGCACTATCCCGCACTTGGAGCATCAGTTTGTGGACGGAGCAACGCGCTTCATCCGGGCAGTCGTCGCAGCTTTCATAAAAATTAAGGCTTACACAGGGTACCATGGCTATGGGGCCTTCCAGTACCCGCATAACATCGGTCATGTAAATTTGGTCTGGATTCTTTAAAAGATAATATCCCCCACCTTTACCTTTTTTGGAACTCAGGAAACCCGACTTGCGAAGACTTAATAAAATACTTTCCAAAAACTTCTGGGAGATGTTCTCATGCGCTGAAATTTCGGAAATCTGAACGGGCTTTCTGTCTTTTTGGTTTCCCAAATAGGCCAGTGCCTTTAGTCCGTATTTTGTTTTTTTGGAAAGCATGACGCTAAGATAATTAAAATTAAGGGTTGAGGACTTAAAATGGAACCTTGGGCAATCTAAGAAAAACTCAAATAGCGAAAAAATGAGGCGATGCAACCCCTTCATAGTGTGTATCTTTCCAATGATTAAAATTAAGTTGATAAATAATGTTAATCTTACACGTTACTTGTTCCATTACTAGTGATTATTTCTTATCTTGAAACATCCGATTCAAAACAAACTCATTATGTCAAAATTCAGCTTAAAAATAAACGGAAAGACCCAAGAGGTCGATGTGGACGAAAATACACCCATGCTCTGGGTGCTTAGGGACCATCTCAAATTGGTAGGCACCAAATACGGTTGCGGTATTGCCCAATGTGGGGCCTGCACCGTTCACCTGGGAGATAATGCGGTCCGCTCCTGTCAATTACCAATTTCATCTGTAGGCGACCAAGAAATCACAACCATAGAAGGGTTGTCCGATAACGGCGACCATCCAGTACAGCAAGCTTGGTTGGAAATTGATGTTCCCCAGTGCGGATATTGTCAGGCGGGACAGATAATGAGTGCATCGGCCCTATTAAAAAGGAACCCTTCCCCTTCGGATGAAGAAATAGAAGCGGCCATGAACGGAAATATCTGCAGATGTGGAACCTATGTGCGTATAAAGAAGGCTATAAAAACGGCCGCCTCGGCGACACAGAATGCATAACTCGAACCAGGTAAAAACTTAAAAAAATGACACTTGTAAAAACAAAAATAGGTAGACGTTCCTTTATTAGGACTTCCGCACTCGCTGGAGGCGGAATGATGGTTGGTTTTAGTTGGCTGGCCTCCTGTAAAATGACACCCGAAGAAGTAAACAGTCTTCCCAAGGAATGGTTTGAAATTAATGGATTTCTAAAGATAGGGGACAATGGCATGGTGACCATTATGTCACCCAATCCGGAAATAGGCCAAAACGTAAAAACGGCCATGCCCATGATAGTAGCTGACGAATTGGATGTGGATTGGAAAAATGTAATCGTAGAACAGGCACCTTTAAATTTAGATGTTTTCCAGCGCCAATTGGCCGGTGGTAGTCAATCCATTAGGGCTGGTTGGGAAGGATTACGTATGGCGGGGGCTACGGCCAGAAAAATGTTGAAACAGGCAGCCGCCAAGGCATGGGAAGTTCCAGAAAGTGAAATTACCACCTCTAATGGCACTCTCTATCACAAAGCCAGCAACAAATCTGCAGGGTATGGGGAAATGGCATCCGCCGCTGTTGGGGTCACTTCTCCCAACGACCCACCAGAAAACATTGAAGTTCCGGAAGAAGTGGAATTAAAGGATATTAAAGATTTTACGATAATAGGTACGGACCGATTAAATGTGGACGGACCAAAAATAGTCACCGGAAAACCACTGTTTGGAATCGATGTTCAGGAAGAAGGTATGTTAACGGCTATGATCATACATCCCCCCGCCTTTGGTCAAACCTATAAATCCATGGATGCGGAGTCCGTTAAATCTATGCCGGGAATCGTAGATGTATTTCCAGTGGAAGTATATCCGGAAGGTGTTGAAAAACAATGGTCTGATGGTGGAGGAATCGCTGAATTGGTAGCCGTTGTTGGTGAAAGTACCTGGCAATGTATGCAGGCCAAAAAAGCGTTGAAGGTAGAATGGGAAAGCCCGTCCGACTTGGAAAGCACGGCATCCTACGAAGAGGACCTCGAGAAACTGATAGAGGCTCCAGTTGAGGCACCTGCTAGAAGCGACGGTGATTTTAACAAGGCCATAAAAGGGGCCGCTAAAGTAATAGAACGAACCTACAGTGCTCCATTCTTGGCGCACAACACCATGGAACCCATGAACTTTTTTGCCAACGTAACTGCGGATAAGGCCGAAGTCAAAGGTCCTATACAGACTCCTGAGTTTTTGGAAAAGACCTTATCCTCGGTATTAGGATTGCCCATTGATAAAATAGATGTTGGCATGACCCGTATGGGTGGTGGATTTGGGCGTAGGCTCTACGGACACTTTGGTGTAGAGGCAGCCGTTATTTCCAAAAAGGTGCAGGCACCGATAAAATTGGTGTATACCCGTGAGGACGATATGACCCAAGGGACCTACAGACCGGCTTACAAAGTAAGGTTCAAGGCCGGGTTGGATAAGGACAACAATCTAATAGCCTGGTCCGTGAAGGGAGTTGGTACCAATGACGATTTAGTATTTGAAGATAGATTCCCTGCGGGTGCGGTAGATAATTATTTGGCCGAAAAAACAAGTCTCCAGACCAAAATTACCACCGGGGCATGGAGGGCACCTAGATCCAACTTTATGGCCGGTGCGGAGCAGTCCTTTATGGACGAGGTAGCCGAATTGGCGGGAAAAGACCCCATCGAATTCCGTTTGGAATTGTTCGACAGGGCCATAAAAGACCCCGTGGGACCACCTGAGAAAAATGATTATGACCCGGAACGCTATGCAGGAGTATTAAAACTTGCCAAAGAGAAATCTAACTGGGGTAATACCAATGATGGAAAAGCAAGGGGAGTTTCGGCATATTACTGCCACAATTCCTATGTAGCCCAGGTATTGGATCTTACCATGGACGGTAATAAACCTATGGTAGACAAGGTTGTCTGTGCCGTTGATTGTGGAATTGTAATCAACCCAATCAGTGCCAAAAACCAGATTGAAGGGGGTATTATTGATGGTATTGGACACGCTACTTATTCTCAAATGACCTTTGAGGACGGAGTTCCCCAGCAGCAGAATTTCGACTCCTATCATTTAATCAGAAATAGTGAGGCGCCCAAACAGATAGAATCCTATTTTGTGGACAACGGTATAGACCCTACCGGACTGGGAGAACCTTCGTTGCCACCGGTCATCGGGGCATTGGCAAATGCTATGTATAAGGCTACCGGAAAACGTGTCTACAATCAACCATTTATCCTTGAAAAAGAAATAGTGGGATAACATATTGCTTGGCCTATTGCTAGGTATTACCGTTACGACCCCACGGCCGTAATTTAAAAAGTGTCCATGGAAAATCCACGGACACTTTTTTATTATCAGTAAAGTGAACAATCAATTCAATTGCCTAAACTCTTGAGGAGAATGGCCCACCTTATTCTTAAAAAGACGAGAAAAATGTTGCGGATATTTAAAACCCAATTCGTAGGCGATTTCACTAACTGATTTACCGGGGTCGAACACTTTCTCTTTTGCTACATCGATTAGCCGATTCTGAATGTACTCTTGAGCGGAATACCCAGTTTCTTTTTTGACCAAGTCGCCAAAATAATTGGAAGACAAATTTTGTTCCTCTGCGAAATAGCTGACCGATGGGGTTCCCAACTCCTTGGCCTTACCAGTTTGGAAATAAGAATTCAAGGAAATGTCAAACCTCTGAATCACCCCAAGATTTTCCTTTTCCCGGGTAATGAACTGCCGATCGTAGAACCTCATGCAGTATTTCAAAAATAGTTCAATACTGGCGACTACAAGTTCCTTACTGTGCTTGTCTATTCCGTATGAAAGCTCCGTTCGAATCTTATCAAAAAGATCCAACACCAATTGCCTTTCCTTTTTTGAGATATGAAGTGCTTCATGAGATAGATAAGAGAAAAATCCATAATCGCTGATTGTTTTTGCCAAATGGGTTCCATAAAGCAAATCTGGATGAAACAAAAGCGCATGGCCCGATGGTTTAAAACTTGCATCGATATGCCCAACATTCACTACTTGTCCAGGTGCCAAAAAAACCAAGGTCCCATCTTGGTAGTCATAGTTTTGGCGACCATATCTTAAAATACAGCCCTCCCCTTGTTTCAGGAAAATTCCATAGAAATGGTAGCGGACAGCCTCCGCATTATCCTGTCCATCCATAATACCTTCAGAAAGATCATGAACACTTACGAGGGGGTGTAAGGTCGATAGATTAAATTTGGAACAATAATCATCCACTTTTACCAAATCTTTAATTGAGGCCATACGATATTTTACTTTCTCCGAAAGTAGTTAAAGTTTTGTGAACAAACCATTTAGCACTTCAAAATCAGTAAAAATGGTACGTTATTCCATAAATAAGGTAACTTACCCGTTCTAAATAATTCCTAAGTTTGAAATGCTTGTTTATGTCGAGTTCAACGAGCGATTTTTTATCTCTGATAAAATTTTAAAAGCAAACCCTTTAACACACACAAAATGAAAAATTTAGTATTCGCACTTTTTTTAGTAGTAAGTAGCGCCAATACGTTTGCCCAAAATGGCACGATTGAAAATGAAATCAAGGAACTATCCAAACAAAAATGGCAATGGATGGCAGACAAGGATGTTGACAAACTGGCCGACCTGTTCCATGACAAATCAAAATTTGTACACATGAGTGGATCCTGGAAAAAGGACAGGGAACTTGAAATAATTAAGACAGGAAGCATTTGGTACAAAAATGCCGAGGTACATGATGTTGCAGTAGAGACCTTTGGGGATGATACTGTGGTACTTTGGAACCGTATTACGCTTACTGCCCATGTAAGGGGAAACGATGTTACTACGGAGTTTACTGTAACGGAATTCTATAAAAAAGAAGAGGGCGACTGGAAATTGCTTGACCTGACCTTTAGCAGTGTACGTGACACCCATGAAATCGAACATTAATTTGTGGATGAAAAAAATCGTACCTTATAATCCAATTTAGTTAGGTAGTATGCCTGTTCTACAAAAGTAAATGTCAATCTATGCGGATAGAATCAAACAAAAACTTGTATCGATAATTAAAAAATTGATTTTCAAATATTTATATCCGATAGAAATTTAACACGAGAGCCTATAAAGAGTCCTGATTTACTTCTACAAAAGAAAAATATTAGTTATAATTTTAGATAAACATTCTTTTTATGGCAACTTTCAATTTAAACATAAACGGTGAGGAACACAGCGTAGATGTAGATCCATCCACCCCCATGCTTTGGGTTTTACGAGACCACATCAAATTGGTCGGCACGAAATACGGTTGCGGTATCGCACAATGTGGTGCCTGTACCATACACTTAGATGGCAATGCAGTTCGTTCGTGTCAATTGCCAGTTTCGGCAGTTGCCGACAAAGAAATAACAACTATCGAAGGGCTATCGGAAAACGGCGACCATCCTGTGCAAAAAGCGTGGTTGGAAGTGGATGTTCCCCAGTGTGGCTACTGCCAAGCGGGACAGATAATGTCCGCGTCCGCCTTATTAAAAAGGAATCCCAACCCTTCAGATGAAGAGATTGAAGCTGCCATGAACGGAAACATTTGTCGCTGCGGTACCTATATCCGAATCAAAAAAGCCATCAAAATGGCGGCTAATAGCAAAATAGCCTAAAAACAAAAACCATGACACACGTAAAAACACCACTAGGAAGAAGAGCATTTCTAAAAAATACCGGTCTGGCCAGCGGCGGATTGATCATTGGTTTTAGTTGGTTGAATTCCTGTAAACCCAAGGCAGTATCTGAAAAAGAGCTGGAGATGGCCTTGGAAATGCCCAAGGAATGGTCAGAATTCAACAGCTATATCAAAATAGGCGAAAACGGGGTGGTGACCTTAATGGCGCCCAATCCGGAATTCGGTTCCAATGTAAAAACCTCCCTCCCCATGATTTTGGCCGAGGAATTGGATGTGGATTGGAAAATGGTCATCATTGAACAAGCAAATTTCCACCCCGAGAAATTCGACAGGCAATTTACAGGTGGAAGCCAAGGGGTCCGAAGAGGTTGGCCAGGTCTAAGGTTGGCCGGAGCAACCGCCCGACAAATGTTGCTTATGGCAGCTGCCCAACAATGGAACGTGCCAGTAGATGAATTGAGCGCCAATAATGGAACCGTTCACCACGAAGCTAGTGGTCAGGAATTATCGTATGGTGTATTGGCCTCACTGGCAAAGAATATTGTTATTCCCGAGGAAAAAGAAATTCCTTTAAAGGCCGTGAGCGATTTTAAGATTGTAGGTGTTTCCAAAAAGAATGTCGATACCAAAAACATTATTACCGGAAAATCACTTTTTACCATAGACCTACAGGAAGAAGGCATGTTAGTGGCCATGGTCGCACTTCCTCCTTTTGGTATGAAGATTAAATCTTTGGATGGTTCGGCAGCGAAATCAATGCCAGGAATTAAGGATGTGTTTACCATAAATGCCATTCCCGAAAACTACGATCGTAATGGCTTCGATGTATTTACACATGACGAAATCGCCGTAGTTGTTGGAAATAGTACTTGGGAGGTGATGCAGGCAAAGAAGGAATTGAAAATGGAGCTGGAACCAATTTCGGATTCTGAATTCGTGATGGCCGGTTTTAGGGGCAAAACCACTGTCAAAGTACCTGCCGGACTTGAAAGTACCAGCGATCATTATGCAAAAATGGAAGAAATGTCCCTGAAAAAAGCGAATGTCCTGAGAAGGGATGGAAACCCCGAAGCGGCATTTCAAAACGCGGACAAAATATTGGAGCGAACCTATACCGCGCCTTATTTGGCCCATAATTGCATGGAACCGGTCACTTGCTTTGCACACGTGACAGAAAATGAGGCTGTTCTGCATGCACCGATTCAGGCACCTGAGCTTATTTCCGGTACATTGAAAGCCAGATTGGGGCTTCCTGAGGACAACATACATATAAACCTGACCCGTATGGGGGGCGGTTTTGGTCAAAGGGCCTACGGTCACCATTTGGTAGAGGCAGCCGTTATTTCCCAAAAAATAAAGGCACCGGTGAAATTGGTCTATACCCGAGAAGACGATATGACCTACGGAATATACAGGCCTACCTACACCGCAACCTATAGGGCTGCCTTGGATAAGGACAACAACCTCATAGGTTTCCATGTCCGCGGAGGTGGAATCCCTGAGCATCCCGTTGCGGCAAACCGTTTTCCGGCAGGAGCCATTGAAAATTATTTGGCCGAAGGATGGGCGTTGGAATCCAACATA
The nucleotide sequence above comes from Maribacter algicola. Encoded proteins:
- a CDS encoding phosphoadenosine phosphosulfate reductase domain-containing protein, with translation MAFTTSQIQQLNAQFKGIPPEEIISWAVKHGNTPVVTTNFRPYEVAILHAVSQVSQDIPVIWCDTGYNTPKTYKHAEELIERLQLNIKLYVPRQTSAHRDAIMGIPQIDDPLHEEFTKQVKLEPFARAMSDFKPDVWFTNLRKGQTALRDSLDILSLSKDGVLKVSPFYHYSDTQLDTYLRKFDLPNEHNYFDPTKVLANRECGLHT
- a CDS encoding (2Fe-2S)-binding protein — encoded protein: MATFNLNINGEEHSVDVDPSTPMLWVLRDHIKLVGTKYGCGIAQCGACTIHLDGNAVRSCQLPVSAVADKEITTIEGLSENGDHPVQKAWLEVDVPQCGYCQAGQIMSASALLKRNPNPSDEEIEAAMNGNICRCGTYIRIKKAIKMAANSKIA
- a CDS encoding helix-turn-helix domain-containing protein, whose amino-acid sequence is MASIKDLVKVDDYCSKFNLSTLHPLVSVHDLSEGIMDGQDNAEAVRYHFYGIFLKQGEGCILRYGRQNYDYQDGTLVFLAPGQVVNVGHIDASFKPSGHALLFHPDLLYGTHLAKTISDYGFFSYLSHEALHISKKERQLVLDLFDKIRTELSYGIDKHSKELVVASIELFLKYCMRFYDRQFITREKENLGVIQRFDISLNSYFQTGKAKELGTPSVSYFAEEQNLSSNYFGDLVKKETGYSAQEYIQNRLIDVAKEKVFDPGKSVSEIAYELGFKYPQHFSRLFKNKVGHSPQEFRQLN
- a CDS encoding xanthine dehydrogenase family protein molybdopterin-binding subunit, which codes for MTHVKTPLGRRAFLKNTGLASGGLIIGFSWLNSCKPKAVSEKELEMALEMPKEWSEFNSYIKIGENGVVTLMAPNPEFGSNVKTSLPMILAEELDVDWKMVIIEQANFHPEKFDRQFTGGSQGVRRGWPGLRLAGATARQMLLMAAAQQWNVPVDELSANNGTVHHEASGQELSYGVLASLAKNIVIPEEKEIPLKAVSDFKIVGVSKKNVDTKNIITGKSLFTIDLQEEGMLVAMVALPPFGMKIKSLDGSAAKSMPGIKDVFTINAIPENYDRNGFDVFTHDEIAVVVGNSTWEVMQAKKELKMELEPISDSEFVMAGFRGKTTVKVPAGLESTSDHYAKMEEMSLKKANVLRRDGNPEAAFQNADKILERTYTAPYLAHNCMEPVTCFAHVTENEAVLHAPIQAPELISGTLKARLGLPEDNIHINLTRMGGGFGQRAYGHHLVEAAVISQKIKAPVKLVYTREDDMTYGIYRPTYTATYRAALDKDNNLIGFHVRGGGIPEHPVAANRFPAGAIENYLAEGWALESNITIGAFRAPRSNFIAGAEQSFLDELAELMGKDPIDFRLELLDRAIKNPVGENNDYEAERYAGVLELVKEKSGWNESQKPGIHRGVSAYFCHNSYVAQVLELSMDGEMPKMEKVTAAIDCGIVINPDFAINMAEGGIVDGIGNALFGEMTFTNGVPDHKNFDTYKMIRFKEAPETIDVHFVKNEIDPTGLGEPPFPPIFGALANALYKATGQRHYQQPFITGKQPLVG
- a CDS encoding RrF2 family transcriptional regulator, whose amino-acid sequence is MLSKKTKYGLKALAYLGNQKDRKPVQISEISAHENISQKFLESILLSLRKSGFLSSKKGKGGGYYLLKNPDQIYMTDVMRVLEGPIAMVPCVSLNFYESCDDCPDEARCSVHKLMLQVRDSALTVYRNNTLQDILCDTPKDVK
- a CDS encoding xanthine dehydrogenase family protein molybdopterin-binding subunit → MTLVKTKIGRRSFIRTSALAGGGMMVGFSWLASCKMTPEEVNSLPKEWFEINGFLKIGDNGMVTIMSPNPEIGQNVKTAMPMIVADELDVDWKNVIVEQAPLNLDVFQRQLAGGSQSIRAGWEGLRMAGATARKMLKQAAAKAWEVPESEITTSNGTLYHKASNKSAGYGEMASAAVGVTSPNDPPENIEVPEEVELKDIKDFTIIGTDRLNVDGPKIVTGKPLFGIDVQEEGMLTAMIIHPPAFGQTYKSMDAESVKSMPGIVDVFPVEVYPEGVEKQWSDGGGIAELVAVVGESTWQCMQAKKALKVEWESPSDLESTASYEEDLEKLIEAPVEAPARSDGDFNKAIKGAAKVIERTYSAPFLAHNTMEPMNFFANVTADKAEVKGPIQTPEFLEKTLSSVLGLPIDKIDVGMTRMGGGFGRRLYGHFGVEAAVISKKVQAPIKLVYTREDDMTQGTYRPAYKVRFKAGLDKDNNLIAWSVKGVGTNDDLVFEDRFPAGAVDNYLAEKTSLQTKITTGAWRAPRSNFMAGAEQSFMDEVAELAGKDPIEFRLELFDRAIKDPVGPPEKNDYDPERYAGVLKLAKEKSNWGNTNDGKARGVSAYYCHNSYVAQVLDLTMDGNKPMVDKVVCAVDCGIVINPISAKNQIEGGIIDGIGHATYSQMTFEDGVPQQQNFDSYHLIRNSEAPKQIESYFVDNGIDPTGLGEPSLPPVIGALANAMYKATGKRVYNQPFILEKEIVG
- a CDS encoding nuclear transport factor 2 family protein — protein: MKNLVFALFLVVSSANTFAQNGTIENEIKELSKQKWQWMADKDVDKLADLFHDKSKFVHMSGSWKKDRELEIIKTGSIWYKNAEVHDVAVETFGDDTVVLWNRITLTAHVRGNDVTTEFTVTEFYKKEEGDWKLLDLTFSSVRDTHEIEH
- a CDS encoding (2Fe-2S)-binding protein, encoding MSKFSLKINGKTQEVDVDENTPMLWVLRDHLKLVGTKYGCGIAQCGACTVHLGDNAVRSCQLPISSVGDQEITTIEGLSDNGDHPVQQAWLEIDVPQCGYCQAGQIMSASALLKRNPSPSDEEIEAAMNGNICRCGTYVRIKKAIKTAASATQNA
- a CDS encoding DUF2061 domain-containing protein, with amino-acid sequence MIADQLVLDRKTTKTTYAEDKKSEKPIRSIAKAFSWRIIGTLDTLVISYILTGKISIAASIASIDFVTKMILYFFHERLWNLIKWGK